One Aphelocoma coerulescens isolate FSJ_1873_10779 chromosome 6, UR_Acoe_1.0, whole genome shotgun sequence DNA window includes the following coding sequences:
- the ADD3 gene encoding gamma-adducin isoform X1, producing the protein MSADASQVVITTPPPATMPHKERYFDRINENDPEYIRERNMSPDLRQDFNMMEQRKRVTQILQSPAFREDLECLIQEQMKKGNNPTGLLALQQIAEYITASTFTGFSTSSLSHGMITPINDLPGVDTSSFVKGEKLTRCKLASLYRLADLFGWAHLPNAYITVRVSKEHDHILIIPRGLSFSEASASNLVKVNILGDVVDQGSTALSIDSVGFSPHVAIYSTRPDVRCVIHIHTPATAAVSSMKCGILPISQEALILGDVAYYDYQGSLDEQEERIQLQKVLGPSCKVLVLRNHGVVALGETLEEAFHYIFNVQLACETQVHALAGAGGIDNLLLLDLQKFKPSTHAVAAMGGGGVNMASQQKWKVGEQEFEALMRMLDNLGYRTGYAYRQPLVREKPRHKSDVEIPATVTAFSFEDDTVPLSPLKFLAQRQQREKTRWLNSPNTYLKVNVPEESWNGEASPRTKITWMKADDSSKTSGGTPIKIEDPNQFVPLNTNPSEVLEKRNKIREQNRYDLKTAGPQSQLLAGIVVDKKPSSPMQFDDEHAPPAPPNPFSHLTEKELEEYKKTIERKQQGLEDAEQELFSDDGSSVSQIQSQTQSPQNVPERLEENHEDFYTQNANLISVEMPVVVVNGKEDAHDVEEDLTKRVSQLTMSTVESVEITIKGSEKIEEALSPEGSPSKSPSKKKKKFRTPSFLKKSKKKEKVEA; encoded by the exons ATGAGTGCTGATGCTAGCCAGGTGGTGATCACTACTCCTCCCCCGGCCACGATGCCCCACAAAGAGCGGTACTTTGATCGCATCAATGAGAATGACCCAGAGTATATCCGGGAGAGAAACATGTCCCCTGACCTGAGACAGGACTTCAACATGAtggagcagaggaagagggTCACCCAGATACTGCAGAGCCCT GCTTTTAGAGAAGATCTGGAATGCCTTATTCAAGAACAGATGAAGAAGGGCAATAACCCTACTGGACTGCTTGCATTACAGCAGATTGCTGAATACATTACAGCAAGCACTTTTACAGGTTTTTCCACATCTTCACTCA GCCATGGAATGATTACACCCATCAATGACCTACCTGGGGTAGATACCTCCTCGTTTGTTAAGGGAGAAAAACTTACTCGTTGCAAGTTAGCCAGTTTATATAGGTTGGCTGACTTGTTTGGGTGGGCACATTTGCCAAATGCCTATATCACA GTAAGAGTAAGCAAAGAACATGACCACATTCTAATCATTCCAAGAGGGCTCTCCTTTTCTGAAGCTTCAGCTTCTAATTTG GTTAAAGTGAACATCCTAGGAGATGTAGTGGACCAGGGAAGCACAGCTCTCAGTATTGACAGTGTAGGCTTCAGCCCACACGTGGCCATCTACTCCACACGCCCCGATGTCAGATGTGTCATACACATACacacccctgccacagctgct GTTTCTTCTATGAAGTGTGGCATCCTTCCCATATCACAAGAGGCTCTGATTCTGGGAGATGTTGCTTATTACGACTACCAGGGATCTCTTGATGAACAGGAAGAGAGAATTCAGCTTCAAAAAGTTCTTGGACCCAGTTGCAAG GTACTAGTCTTGAGAAACCATGGTGTGGTAGCACTAGGAGAGACACTGGAAGAAGCATTCCACTATATTTTCAATGTGCAACTGGCCTGTGAAACTCAG GTTCATGCACTAGCTGGAGCAGGTGGGATAGACAATCTCCTACTACTGGATCTGCAGAAGTTCAAGCCTTCCACACACGCCGTGGCAGCAATGGGAGGAGGTGGAGTTAATATGGCTTCACAACAAAAATGGAAAGTTGGGGAGCAAGAATTTGAAGCTCTCATGAGGATGCTGGACAACCTG GGATACAGAACTGGCTATGCCTATAGGCAACCATTAGTCAGAGAAAAACCCAGACATAAGAGTGATGTCGAGATCCCAGCCACTGTGACTGCCTTTTCCTTTGAAGATGATACAGTCCCACTTTCCCCCCTGAAATTCCTTGCACAGAGGCAACAGAGAGAGAAGACAAGATGGCTGAACTCTCCAAACACATACTTGAAAGTTAATGTGCCTGAGGAGTCCTGGAATGGGGAAGCCAGTCCCAGGACTAAGATCACG TGGATGAAAGCTGATGACTCCTCCAAGACTAGTGGAGGGACGCCAATCAAAATTGAAGATCCAAACCAATTTGTTCCCCTAAACACAAACCCAAGTGAAGTgttggaaaagagaaataag ATAAGGGAGCAAAACCGATATGACCTAAAGACAGCAGGACCTCAGTCTCAGCTGCTCGCAGGGATTGTTGTGGATAAAAAGCCGAGTTCA CCAATGCAGTTTGATGACGAGCACGCGCCGCCGGCACCGCCCAACCCGTTCAGCCACCTCACCGAAAAGGAACTGGAGGAGTACAAGAAAACCATTGAGCGCAAGCAGCAGGGGTTGGAAG ATGCTGAACAGGAGTTATTCTCAGATGACGGTTCATCTGTATCACAAATTCAGTCACAAACTCAATCCCCGCAAAATGTCCCAGAAAGATTAGAAG AAAATCATGAGGATTTCTACACCCAGAATGCCAACCTCATATCTGTGGAGATGCCAGTTGTGGTGGTGAACGGGAAGGAAGATGCCCACGACGTGGAAGAAGATCTCACCAAGAGGGTCAGTCAGTTAACCATGAGTACTGTGGAGAGCGTAGAGATTACCATTAAAGGCTCTGAAAAGATAGAAGAGGCCCTGTCCCCTGAAGGGTCACCTTCCAAATCCCCttcaaagaagaagaagaaattccGCACCCCATCCTTCCtgaaaaagagtaaaaagaaggagaaggtggaagCGTAA
- the ADD3 gene encoding gamma-adducin isoform X2 produces MSADASQVVITTPPPATMPHKERYFDRINENDPEYIRERNMSPDLRQDFNMMEQRKRVTQILQSPAFREDLECLIQEQMKKGNNPTGLLALQQIAEYITASTFTGFSTSSLSHGMITPINDLPGVDTSSFVKGEKLTRCKLASLYRLADLFGWAHLPNAYITVRVSKEHDHILIIPRGLSFSEASASNLVKVNILGDVVDQGSTALSIDSVGFSPHVAIYSTRPDVRCVIHIHTPATAAVSSMKCGILPISQEALILGDVAYYDYQGSLDEQEERIQLQKVLGPSCKVLVLRNHGVVALGETLEEAFHYIFNVQLACETQVHALAGAGGIDNLLLLDLQKFKPSTHAVAAMGGGGVNMASQQKWKVGEQEFEALMRMLDNLGYRTGYAYRQPLVREKPRHKSDVEIPATVTAFSFEDDTVPLSPLKFLAQRQQREKTRWLNSPNTYLKVNVPEESWNGEASPRTKITWMKADDSSKTSGGTPIKIEDPNQFVPLNTNPSEVLEKRNKIREQNRYDLKTAGPQSQLLAGIVVDKKPSSPMQFDDEHAPPAPPNPFSHLTEKELEEYKKTIERKQQGLEENHEDFYTQNANLISVEMPVVVVNGKEDAHDVEEDLTKRVSQLTMSTVESVEITIKGSEKIEEALSPEGSPSKSPSKKKKKFRTPSFLKKSKKKEKVEA; encoded by the exons ATGAGTGCTGATGCTAGCCAGGTGGTGATCACTACTCCTCCCCCGGCCACGATGCCCCACAAAGAGCGGTACTTTGATCGCATCAATGAGAATGACCCAGAGTATATCCGGGAGAGAAACATGTCCCCTGACCTGAGACAGGACTTCAACATGAtggagcagaggaagagggTCACCCAGATACTGCAGAGCCCT GCTTTTAGAGAAGATCTGGAATGCCTTATTCAAGAACAGATGAAGAAGGGCAATAACCCTACTGGACTGCTTGCATTACAGCAGATTGCTGAATACATTACAGCAAGCACTTTTACAGGTTTTTCCACATCTTCACTCA GCCATGGAATGATTACACCCATCAATGACCTACCTGGGGTAGATACCTCCTCGTTTGTTAAGGGAGAAAAACTTACTCGTTGCAAGTTAGCCAGTTTATATAGGTTGGCTGACTTGTTTGGGTGGGCACATTTGCCAAATGCCTATATCACA GTAAGAGTAAGCAAAGAACATGACCACATTCTAATCATTCCAAGAGGGCTCTCCTTTTCTGAAGCTTCAGCTTCTAATTTG GTTAAAGTGAACATCCTAGGAGATGTAGTGGACCAGGGAAGCACAGCTCTCAGTATTGACAGTGTAGGCTTCAGCCCACACGTGGCCATCTACTCCACACGCCCCGATGTCAGATGTGTCATACACATACacacccctgccacagctgct GTTTCTTCTATGAAGTGTGGCATCCTTCCCATATCACAAGAGGCTCTGATTCTGGGAGATGTTGCTTATTACGACTACCAGGGATCTCTTGATGAACAGGAAGAGAGAATTCAGCTTCAAAAAGTTCTTGGACCCAGTTGCAAG GTACTAGTCTTGAGAAACCATGGTGTGGTAGCACTAGGAGAGACACTGGAAGAAGCATTCCACTATATTTTCAATGTGCAACTGGCCTGTGAAACTCAG GTTCATGCACTAGCTGGAGCAGGTGGGATAGACAATCTCCTACTACTGGATCTGCAGAAGTTCAAGCCTTCCACACACGCCGTGGCAGCAATGGGAGGAGGTGGAGTTAATATGGCTTCACAACAAAAATGGAAAGTTGGGGAGCAAGAATTTGAAGCTCTCATGAGGATGCTGGACAACCTG GGATACAGAACTGGCTATGCCTATAGGCAACCATTAGTCAGAGAAAAACCCAGACATAAGAGTGATGTCGAGATCCCAGCCACTGTGACTGCCTTTTCCTTTGAAGATGATACAGTCCCACTTTCCCCCCTGAAATTCCTTGCACAGAGGCAACAGAGAGAGAAGACAAGATGGCTGAACTCTCCAAACACATACTTGAAAGTTAATGTGCCTGAGGAGTCCTGGAATGGGGAAGCCAGTCCCAGGACTAAGATCACG TGGATGAAAGCTGATGACTCCTCCAAGACTAGTGGAGGGACGCCAATCAAAATTGAAGATCCAAACCAATTTGTTCCCCTAAACACAAACCCAAGTGAAGTgttggaaaagagaaataag ATAAGGGAGCAAAACCGATATGACCTAAAGACAGCAGGACCTCAGTCTCAGCTGCTCGCAGGGATTGTTGTGGATAAAAAGCCGAGTTCA CCAATGCAGTTTGATGACGAGCACGCGCCGCCGGCACCGCCCAACCCGTTCAGCCACCTCACCGAAAAGGAACTGGAGGAGTACAAGAAAACCATTGAGCGCAAGCAGCAGGGGTTGGAAG AAAATCATGAGGATTTCTACACCCAGAATGCCAACCTCATATCTGTGGAGATGCCAGTTGTGGTGGTGAACGGGAAGGAAGATGCCCACGACGTGGAAGAAGATCTCACCAAGAGGGTCAGTCAGTTAACCATGAGTACTGTGGAGAGCGTAGAGATTACCATTAAAGGCTCTGAAAAGATAGAAGAGGCCCTGTCCCCTGAAGGGTCACCTTCCAAATCCCCttcaaagaagaagaagaaattccGCACCCCATCCTTCCtgaaaaagagtaaaaagaaggagaaggtggaagCGTAA